A part of Papaver somniferum cultivar HN1 unplaced genomic scaffold, ASM357369v1 unplaced-scaffold_118, whole genome shotgun sequence genomic DNA contains:
- the LOC113330629 gene encoding protein indeterminate-domain 2-like: MTVSTSGEASVSSSGAPPPVQPSLTAKKKRNLPGMPDPNAEVIALSPKTLMATNRFVCEICNKGFQRDQNLQLHRRGHNLPWKLRQRANKEIRKRVYVCPETSCVHHDPSRALGDLTGIKKHFCRKHGEKKWKCDKCSKKYAVQSDWKAHLKTCGTKEYKCDCGTLFSRRDSFITHRAFCDALAEESAKAQTTTTTNSKSSEEQNNQIQNEKQVVVGSCCSSPPSTSAISAIQTTALPGNLQPPQTTSFSDLICGMGGGRSERSSTSATEQPTSLSLSSKNGSSMFASTMTSNQESHQFSSPQPAMSATALLQKAAQMGAAATSASLLRGLGFSVSGSSSSQQQQQTENLQWDTSRSNNLHQHQIDNHGGAGLSDGLGVPSSLFGSKPATLDFLGLGMGRGGGGSSFSSLMNSVDANLNIANAVGPFGDVNSGNTAK; this comes from the exons ATGACTGTTTCTACTTCTGGAGAAGCTAGTGTATCTTCTTCTGGTGCTCCGCCACCAGTACAACCTTCCTTAACagcaaagaaaaagagaaatctaccCGGAATGCCAG ATCCGAATGCTGAAGTGATAGCTTTATCTCCGAAAACATTAATGGCGACAAATCGATTTGTATGCGAGATATGTAATAAAGGGTTTCAACGTGATCAAAATCTACAACTGCATCGAAGAGGTCATAATTTACCATGGAAACTTAGACAAAGGGCGAATAAAGAAATCCGTAAACGAGTTTACGTTTGTCCTGAAACATCTTGCGTTCATCATGATCCGTCTAGAGCTTTAGGTGATTTAACTGGAATTAAGAAACATTTCTGTAGAAAACATGGTGAAAAGAAATGGAAATGTGATAAATGTTCTAAGAAATATGCTGTTCAATCTGATTGGAAAGCTCATTTGAAAACTTGCGGTACTAAAGAATATAAATGTGATTGTGGCACTCTTTTCTCTAG GAGAGATAGTTTCATTACACACAGAGCTTTTTGTGATGCATTGGCTGAAGAAAGTGCTAAAGCTCAGACCACAACGACAACAAATTCAAAATCATCAGAAGAACAAAATAATCAGATTCAGAATGAGAAGCAGGTTGTTGTAGGTTCTTGTTGTTCTTCACCACCATCTACTTCTGCAATATCTGCCATTCAAACTACag CATTGCCTGGAAATTTACAACCTCCTCAGACTACATCATTTTCTGATCTCATTTGTGGAATGGGAGGAGGAAGGTCGGAGCGATCGTCAACTTCAGCTACAGAGCAACCTACTTCACTCTCACTCTCATCTAAAAATGGGTCTTCCATGTTTGCATCAACAATGACATCTAATCAAGAAAGTCATCAATTTTCATCACCACAGCCAGCAATGTCGGCAACTGCCCTGCTCCAAAAAGCAGCTCAAATGGGTGCCGCTGCCACTAGTGCTTCGTTGCTGCGTGGATTAGGATTTTCAGTGAGTGGTTCTAGTTCTtcgcaacagcaacaacagacaGAGAATCTACAGTGGGATACCAGCCGTAGCAACAACCTTCATCAACATCAGATTGATAACCATGGTGGTGCTGGACTATCTGACGGTCTTGGTGTTCCGTCTTCATTATTTGGTTCAAAACCAGCCACATTGGATTTCCTTGGTTTGGGTATGGGCAGAGGAGGTGGCGGCAGTAGTTTTTCGTCCCTCATGAACTCGGTGGACGCAAATCTGAATATTGCAAATGCTGTTGGGCCATTTGGAGATGTTAATTCAGGAAACACAGCCAAATGA